tttgtgtatagagcattaaaaaaatctactttGTGTTCTTTTCATTCAGGATGTAAATCacaatatatgatttaattttttttttctaatgaccCACATGTATGAGATGATGTGCTAAGTTGAGGaatgtgaatttttattgtatccttGACAGgacttatattttcttctaattttttcacAGTTTCATACTCTTTctataaatcttaattttaactacttaaacaaataaagaaacatatgcttaattctacaaatttttttaaaagaatgcaAGGCACTGAAACATTAATACAACTTTATaggtatattattatattcctAACACtcctacattaatttattttctcaatttattttaatttcaacattatgtatttagatttttttttatttactataatttgattatttttgttttctttattttaatgatatgaaatacatacacacacatgtagttAATTGAGCTTATGAAGAAACATGATCATAATAATAAGTATCGAAGTGTCATTTAATCTTGTCCCTCCTGAGTTGAAatcctggctccgccactgtGTGTGCGTGTTCTCCTCATAACTGCTTCATGCTTACTATCATGTTGTGTGACatgaattgaattttgaatagCACTATTGAAACCCTTTATCATCCCTATCATTTAGTCTAACAAAATTACGAAGAATTAGAGTAGCAAATACAATAAGTATTTCAATATGGAATTGATAAAATGacgttttttttaaaaaataattttttacttgGAAGGTGATAAGGTAGCCCCTTGTCTGCTGCCAAGAACGCTTGGAGAATCACCGTTTGTATAAACTGGTAGAAATTAGTAAGTACGGACTCaccttttaataatttttgattGACAAGGATGCACAATAGGAAGCTATCTCTTGCGTTTTGGACCTCTGGGGGTATGCGATTTGTAGACAGAGCTCTTATCAGGCTTATTGACAAAGCTTTATACAGCAGAGACAAAGTTCTAGAGGTCAAAATGACAAAGCCCTGTgtaaacacaacaaaatgattAGTATAATTTAGATGGAATGGaggtgtttaaattttttatttgctctGTACTGTAGGTGCTTTTGTGCATGGAAAAATCAGCTGGTTTGCCCTATTAAACGCTAGTAATTGAGCTTGATTTGTACATAACTATAATCTGCTAGGAAGAAAGTcaagtttaataaaattatatcttgtttCGAGTGTATATGTCATCTCTCTTATAGCAGGTGGGTCCCACAGATGCCCCATCCCCTCTTACCCATGCGTGTGCATGTATATGTTTCtcaagaaagaacaaaaataaattaataagaacCTCACTAGAGAGCACTAGATGGCAAAAATAAGTATATTGGAAAACCAATTACAAGAGCTCTAATTATTACATATTGGAATGTATTTGGAGTGTGTACGCCATGTTAGTTGAACTCATGTTTTCGAAAACATAATTTCAGTTAAATTATGAAATCACCAATTCAAAATTATAActgaaatcatatttttaaaacatgaaTTTCAAAGTTGTGTGCAACTAATTGTTACAACAAACATTAACACAATTATAAACGTCCTTTCATAGAGGTAGAATGCTTTATCAACAGATTGTAAGGTTGGAAAGTCATAGTCCTTTGCCAAACTGATTTCCCTTTTCCTTTGGAAACCCTGTAGTCTTTATTATTTTCCAGCCTTTCCAAACCAAAACTTACCCCTAAATCCTCAAAACCCAAGCTGTCCAGACCTAACGCAGATTTGCTAAATCTAATTTTGCTTAGTCCCCCCTTGTCCCATGTCACGCTTGAAATCCCTTTTAGATCATTTTACTGACAGTAATGCTTAGAACTTATTCACTGTCTTTCCAAACCACCTTCAAAcaattgaatataaaaatattttgaaacagAATATGCAGACAGGTAATTCAAAACTATATTTAAAGGAAGCATAATTTTAGACCAAGAATAGCAGCAAAACCATATAGAAATTAATAAATCAACTGAAAATCTATCTAGAGTTATGCACTGAACAGCTTGTGTTGCTCCAAAGCAGATTATATACTAAGTTACTAACGGCATAGTTTGTAGAACGCCATAAGCTATAAGCAAAACTAAAGCAAAACTAATGCTGACAAAAAATGAATCCAATAAACAAGTTGTGCAGCTCAAATCTCATCCTACGAGTCAATTGGCAAACTATTAATTTGTAGAAGCTGaggtagaaaaaaaataatggttgAAAGACTAACATGGATGAGGCAAAGAAATTATTAGTGCAATCCTTATTTGTTAGTGTAACTATGTAAGCATTGAGAATGGAGTAAGCATTGCACCTTTATCTCGTAATTAGTAGTTCTCAAATTATGAATGTTTGTAGTGATTATTTAAAAGATTGGCCTCAAACCTTGTGCTTTGTATCCTGAATGTCATTTGGTTTCGCTTTGATTAGCAAGCTTACCTTGACTCATCTTGGTTTCAAATAGAAAGTTTTCGTATAAATTGGTTTAATGCTAGTTTAagttggaaatttttatttgcCTAGATTTGCTTAATTATGCTAGTACTGAACTATCTCCTTTACTTTTTTGCAGTTTGGTTGGCAAGTTTGAGCATATTGGAATTGGAGAATCACGTTTTAAACTGGTAGAAATTATTAAGGTTGCACCATAGGAAGCTATCTCCTACGTTTTGGACCTCTGGTACGCGATTTGTAGACAAAGCTCTTATCACTTTATCAGGCTTATTGACAAAGCTTTATACAACAGAATGACGAAGTTCTAAAGGGCAAAATGACAAAGCCCTGTAAGCGATTTGTAAAAATAACAAAGCTAATGGATGAAGCTCCGCTCACATATATCgtagaaacaaaaatataataagtcaTTGAGTTCAAGAAGAAACATCGTGAAACAATAACAACTAGAAATTTCTACAAAGGCAAGTCAATTTGTTTAAGAATATTAATGCCATGATAAAGCTGTCACTTGGCTACAATGAATATATTACTAAGCACATGTTAACAAGTacgcaattgttaataaatcattttaaaaaaattttaatactatttttatattaaatataaaaaatcgtcaaaaaattaattttttttcctataaattttaatatatatatatatatatatcctaaacCAATTTCCCTAAAGAGAAGAGCAACAtctctacaatatttttacaatactttcacaacaaattctaagcgGTAAATTgttacatgtttttaatttgaattcacaattggaattacttttttacccatcAGTAACAGCCATAACAGCGGTAGATTgttacatgtttttaatttgaattcaccattaaaattactttttttcccatTAGTAATAGCCCGTAACAACCTACtacctaaaatttgttatgaaagtgttgtgaacgTAACATTTCTATTCCGTAAAACATCCACTAACTTTTCTCTATTACTAATAgcatttacaattttttttaaaagtagaaATAGCATTTACAGTTGTTATTAACATTATAATATTgttcccaagaaaaaaaaatgcatatatgcatacataaataaatatatgaattctcatcaaaaataaaaaaaataaaaaaatgaattatacatttaaaatttgttctATATATTACACAAGTCTATGATTAGTATAATTCTGATAGActaaataaaagtataaaaaaaaaaaagcctttaatactttttttttgttaattttgttgatacccattttggcaacacattttctacaaattGATTCAACCAAGCTCGACTTCCTTGTGGGCttaattcatgtattatattatattttattcttttaaacaTAACTCAAGTGAGGAAGTGAGGTTTGGAGGGTATAGGTTGGTATCTTTTGGACTTTTTACATGAGCCAGCCCATGCATGCTACAAAGTGGGCAAAGGACACTGGTAGCACCTTAGGCTTATAGAGGAAGTCTTGTACCCGAAATTTCCACCCCAAAAGAGCTTGTATGCTCTTACTAAATTTGGCCCAACTTTCTGCTCTACACTCTTTTTGCCTAAAACAAAAGGCGGATCCTAATTGGCTAGTCTTGTCTGCTACAACAACCAAATGCAAACTCTAAGGGCCGACCATGTCTAGGAAACATCAGTTCATGAATTTAGGCCACTTCATGCCACTTCATTTGCCAAATTATGTAAAAAACAAGCCAACCCTCTTacccaattaaaacaaatatgACCATAACCTCTTTGATTGAGACCTTGGGGTTTAAAACCTCTTTTATTAACCAAAAATCAGTCACTTAGAGCACCCCAAACTCAATACAAAAGGCcccaatcaaattcaaaatgagGGAAGGACATTTCAGCCACATAGCTAAAACTTCATAGCAAAAACCTATTCAACTAGCAATGATTCTCACAATTCCAAATCTTGGGAGTGGAAATATGGGTAAAAgggaaccttccctctcttcctcacaacttctctcaatttcctcttctcatTAACTATGGGTCGAATTTCGGACTTATTGTGTTTCTATGCATTTTTCAGTATTCTTGTTATTGGtattttgatttctctcttaTTAAATCACCATTAGCCTTTGTTTGCTATACATTGTGAATTTTGGGCTCAACACTCTTCACAAACAATCACTTTtaaagaacccaaaaaaaagatttgggtCATTCTCTCATTTTTGGCAATTGTCACAAAAACGTTGCCAacaaactcttttattttattttattttttgagaaaaaacttttttttgttaacttatatcttgaaaaatatttggacCACGACAACAAATATTTCTCAACCGAACGGAAGTTATGgcatttcaaaattataaaactttaaaCATAAATACTTTAATACGGAGTGGGGAGTGGGGCTACATATTTCATGATCACAACTCATTTACTCAAATAGCCGCCttcataaaatttcaataataatgTCCTTGTAATGAAGCTGGGGCCTCCGTTACCAAAACTATTTATTAAATCGACAATTTGAGTTGTAAAGacgaagaagaaaaataaattaatgaagaagagagagagagagagagcaccaaTGAGAATCAAAGACTCAATTATTAGACAATTACCAATCCCGTTTCAGTTTAAGCAGCTTGTAAATTTCTTTAATTCCTTGACCATACAGTAGAGGATAGAATTCTGGTACTTCAAAGAATtgagaataaaaacaaaattgtttttctaaaaTGGACAAACAAGTTTGAATAATCAATAATTGTCATATAAAAAATCAGCATATATATCCAGCCAGCCACCTTTCCTATTCTCAATAATTAACCCGTAGCTAGAGATAGAGAGCTTTTAGCATCTTATCTTCAACTACAAGTCGGTCCCTCTCATTACCATCCTTGTTCTCTCAGTCTGCTGATTTGTACATTGCTTTGTCTTCATTCTTTGGCCCAAATATTCACAAATTCGAAAACTTTATTTCCACGATTACATGACCACCGCTATTTTAGATTAACTACTTGATTTATTAATTAGACAAGGACATAATTGCTTGCAAGACGAATAGTAAtgcctacattttttttttttttttgatgagatagTCATGCCTACTTAATAACCTTAAAACTATAGCCTATAGGGTCGCTAAAAAGCCTTAccaattgtttttcttttcttttcacaaacccaaaaatggGAGATCTTCATGGAAACCCCTTTACACAGCCAAGTCCCCAACCACCACCGCAACCAAAAGCGAACATGCCCATGTTATATTATGGTCTTGTGGTTATTGGGACCGCAGCTCTTGTGTTAGCACTATACAACCTTATCATCATCAGGTGGTGCACACAGCGCAATAGCCAGAGACAACAGAGACCAAACTCTTTCTTAGAAATCTCAACAAGTAATCATGAGAGCTATGGAAACAACTTGAACAGAAACTTCTTGTTGTTGTCTAGTTTCAAGTACAAGAAAGAAAGTGGATTGGCACAAGATCAacaaggtggtggtggtggtggtgatgttgTTGTTGACTATGAATGTGCGGTTTGCTTGTCGGTTTTTGAGGAAGGCGAAGAAGTGAGGAAACTGCCACGCTGCAAGCACTCTTTTCATGCTTTGTGCATAGATATGTGGCTCTACTCTCACTCCGACTGCCCACTTTGTAGGGCACCCGTGGGTTCAAGGTGTCAACGACATGTCGTGTATACACAGCAAGCCAGTTCTCGAGGTTTACTGGATTCAAACACCTCcgcttgattttcattttcatttgattttaatttattctttcttaTAAATTCCCATCTCCATGTTTGTTGATTGGGATGGGAAATTTGATGGCCTTGAGTGTATGGTGGGGGGTGGCGTCTGTGGGCCTACTAGGAAGATAAGAATGTAAGAATATCTAGGAAGCAAATTGCACTAATGGGATATAAGAAGTTTTGTATCATTCATGCCTGGATTAAGTTATCTGAACCAACCGTGTTGGTCCACTATGTACATATCACTCATAATTTTTTGTGCAAAGATCTTAGTTCCAATCAGCATTCTAATAGTGCATGtgatttaacttttattttttattttatttagcattttttgtAATGTACAACTTGTTAGGGTTCCTTATCTCATCCCTTCCCTATATGCGTGTGTGTatttctcaaattaaaaaaaaaaaaagttttatccaCTTACAACAAATAAACAGAAAGCTAATCCAAACCTTTACAAGTTTCTAAACTTAAAACACTTTAGACTAGTGAGGGCAGCACGTTCTTGctgtgaaaaataaaagtattgatTAAGGTCAATTATAGATCTTATTTGTATCAcaaactaaatatataaatcatttaatttttaaaatatatagagatttacattaataaaaagagacattaattttaagaattttgatatttatgtcataaaaagttaatttcattcatataagaattttgatcaaccacaaagttaagatagctatttaacatataaatatctattttattataatagttttttagtacCTATTTCCTAAAGTCAATATATCCACTCACTAAAAACTTCTAAGAATGATAAcgaatatcatcatcttccatCAATAAACAATTgagttttatgaaaataaaaaacaaaaataaaaataacaaaaggcatgtgtcatcgaattttccattagataaattataagtttcaaaaatttaaacctagaaaatcaatgttctttagataacaaataaaacaccttATATCATCATTccaatttttcaagaattacttccatctaaaactcaaaatacatgaagaaaatttttaagatataaaatttactagaaatattttagacattacacaattatatatatatatatatatatatatatatatatatatatatatatatatatatatatatatatatatacacaagaTATAATTCTACTTTAgcttaatctaaatgtatatgtgtgtgaagctcactcctaaagacttgaacccGGCCCTTGCCACCCAgtctccacaagcacttatacttgtggagtgactatcgcaccgAGGGTATGCGGTGGTcacaattaaatattttaagaatcataagttTTCATTAAAGTTTAACTGAAAGAATAACAATATAACATATTTGCcattttccaaaatataaagggaaaattgcttgattttaaagtttagggagaaattgtaaactaccccaaacataaaggatgaaaaatgtttttattctgagtttttgtgtgtgtgtgcgcgcgcgcgcgcgcgtaaAACTATGTGgttttacttaaaatggtgctccaaaaaaaaaagttaatccaAGAAAATTATATGTGAAATAGTGAATTATAGCGAAACAAAGCTaattaaaccaacaaaaaatttataaaaacacaacaaaatgagataacattttcataatacctttataattttgttctattttattttaacttgtaaaaaattgacaacttaacagttttgaaaatattgtaacgaCAACAAGATGTCTTAAcattttcaagcaaaaaaaaaaaaaatgcaatgtccacgaaattttcacaaaaaatcataagtagtaggtTGCTATTGGTGGGCCAAAAAGTAGTTACAttagtaagtttaaattagaaccaaaaaTAATTTACCACCCATGttttgttatgaaagtattgtaaaaaatattgtggatgtagcacttcttttttcacaatacctttatttttatttgtggttgattctagtatgatattttattattttaaaaattttgacttaaGAATTAACACcttaacaattgtaaaaatattgtgtcaatttgttgttttaataatttattataatgtgAAACAATGCGAATtggaaaaaccaaaaataatgtaGCAAATCTACTACAACATTACGCAttcaccaaaagaaaagaaaaggcgccagtaaaacattgaaaattgaaCAAGCCAAAACTACTATAACGAAGTTACGTTAATTTTTTCCattcactttttttatatatagattgcTAAATTTggctgaataaaaaaaaaaaaaaaaaagtctgaatacaaaaaaatattacaacgTTTTCATAACACCTCTATTTTCAACCATGGTGGGTCTcagtctaatattttattatttattttaacttataagGAACTTACATCTCAacagttgtaaaaatattgtaataacaaaaatatatatatatcatgacATTTTCACAGTATCTTTATGTATACATTGTacttacaatgtaaatttatattgtagacataaaaattggaaaattttgatttttgtacacatttgcaaaatttgtacaatagtttaccttccttttttttttttttttgggtgcaaatgtgtataatatttgCCGTGTATCTACAATGTAAACATATAAGgatgcttaaaaaaataaaaaaaaggcgtactcgaaggaaaaagaaaaaagaaaaaagtgcaGCTCACTAATTGAATGAACCAAAAAGCACTATTTATGAGCCTATTGCCTcgttttatataattaatagaaGTGTCTGCATCCGTGTCATAATTGGGCTAAATCATAGTTTCCTAATTGGCTTAGACTAGGCCTATTCCGCAGCTAAggaactaaaaaaagaaaataaatatatggcTTATGCAAGATCATCTTGTATGCAAGAACCTAAACAAGGAAATTGGAGGAGGATCTCAGAGGGAACGGTGTCACCTAGTGGCATGAACAACTAGAGTTATCTGATCGAATAGAAGTTTCCCACTAGAGAGTGCTGGTCCTCCCATCGGAGAGCTTTATCAAGATTAATGTTAAAAGCAGCAGCAATAAGCAGAAAGCACGGCTGCCTGGCAGTTATGGTACGTAACCATCCATAGGGCAGAAAGATAAAGCTTGGACAAATATCAATAACTCATGCGATGTTGAATTGGCTGAAGCAATGGCTCTAAGTCGGACAGTAATGTTTGACAATCTAGAGGGAATGGAATAGATAGCAGAGTTCAATGCA
This genomic stretch from Castanea sativa cultivar Marrone di Chiusa Pesio chromosome 1, ASM4071231v1 harbors:
- the LOC142629983 gene encoding RING-H2 finger protein ATL52-like gives rise to the protein MGDLHGNPFTQPSPQPPPQPKANMPMLYYGLVVIGTAALVLALYNLIIIRWCTQRNSQRQQRPNSFLEISTSNHESYGNNLNRNFLLLSSFKYKKESGLAQDQQGGGGGGDVVVDYECAVCLSVFEEGEEVRKLPRCKHSFHALCIDMWLYSHSDCPLCRAPVGSRCQRHVVYTQQASSRGLLDSNTSA